The Elaeis guineensis isolate ETL-2024a chromosome 14, EG11, whole genome shotgun sequence genome has a segment encoding these proteins:
- the LOC105032958 gene encoding ras-related protein Rab2BV, with protein sequence MGHRVDHEYDYLFKIVLIGDSGVGKSNILSRFTRNEFCLDSKSTIGVEFATRTLQLEGKTVKAQIWDTAGQERYRAITSAYYRGAVGALLVYDVTKRQTFDNVQRWLRELRDHADSNIVIMMAGNKSDLKHLRAVSEDDAQELAEKEGLSFLETSALEAHNIEKAFQTILTEIYQIISRKALAAQEAASISGLPIQGTTINISDSSENARKACCFT encoded by the exons ATGGGGCACCGAGTCGATCACGAGTACGATTACCTCTTCAAAATCGTCCTGATCGGTGATTCTGGCGTCGGCAAGTCGAACATCCTCTCGAGATTCACCAGAAACGAGTTTTGCTTGGACTCTAAGTCCACCATCGGCGTCGAATTCGCCACCAGGACTCTTCAG CTAGAAGGGAAGACAGTCAAGGCACAGATATGGGACACTGCTGGTCAAGAGAGGTACCGTGCCATCACCAGTGCATATTACAGAGGTGCAGTGGGAGCACTTCTAGTCTATGACGTAACAAAGAGGCAGACCTTTGACAATGTCCAGAGGTGGCTTCGTGAACTTAGAGATCATGCAGACTCCAACATTGTCATTATGATGGCTGGTAACAAGTCTGACTTGAAGCATCTACGAGCAGTTTCAGAGGATGATGCCCAGGAATTGGCTGAGAAGGAGGGGCTCTCCTTTCTTGAGACCTCAGCATTGGAAGCGCACAATATTGAGAAGGCATTCCAGACTATTTTGACAGAGATTTATCAAATAATAAGCAGGAAGGCACTTGCTGCTCAAGAGGCAGCAAGCATATCTGGACTACCTATTCAAGGAACGAccattaatatttctgattcCTCTGAAAATGCAAGGAAGGCTTGCTGTTTCACTTAG